One segment of Solanum lycopersicum chromosome 1, SLM_r2.1 DNA contains the following:
- the LOC101267268 gene encoding uncharacterized protein: MPMRRYVLKKEISSRKLYITPDEIVYKVSRPSCIPFWKDIKFEKHVPLPFVIDIIIEQGCLQSMLGLHTFRVESIARGRAAPVDELQVQGMHNPGLLRKVIVNEASKVIHVGRSWRPVVQGGDGAPAVSKSSSKTSRLTGP; the protein is encoded by the exons ATGCCGATGCGAAGATATGTGcttaaaaaggaaatttcatCACGCAAACTTTACATTACTCCAGATGAAATAGTTTACAAG GTGTCAAGACCTTCATGCATACCATTTTGGAAAGACATTAAATTTGAAAAGCATGTTCCTCTTCCTTTTGTGATAGATATCATTATTGAGCAAG gtTGCTTGCAGTCAATGCTTGGACTGCACACCTTCAGAGTTGAAAGTATAGCACGTGGAAGAGCTGCACCAGTTGATGAATTACAGGTGCAAGGTATGCATAACCCTGGACTCCTAAGGAAG GTCATCGTAAATGAAGCATCAAAGGTCATACATGTTGGAAGGAGTTGGAGACCTGTGGTTCAAGGTGGTGATGGTGCTCCAGCTGTTTCGAAATCATCATCTAAAACTTCAAGG CTGACAGGCCCCTGA